One segment of Xiphias gladius isolate SHS-SW01 ecotype Sanya breed wild chromosome 1, ASM1685928v1, whole genome shotgun sequence DNA contains the following:
- the ppfia1 gene encoding liprin-alpha-1 isoform X5 — protein sequence MMCEVMPTISEAEGPGGGGGSGRRGSGSPLQSDSEGHFESLMVSMLEERDRLLETLRETQENLGLTQSKLHEVSHERDSLQRQLNTALPQEFAALTKEVNVCREQLLEKEEEIAELKAERNNTRLLLEHLECLVSRHERSLRMTVVKRQAQSPAGVSSEVEVLKALKSLFEHHKALDEKVRERLRVALERCSALEEQLTISHKELAYLREQNSQKRGLADGTSEVNHNSENTPSTNGKRSSDGSLSQEEESGPGFGKVGELQEVVDRQTADLGQMKERMAAMASRINELEEDLDTARKDLIKSEDMNTRLQRDLRESVAQKEDMEERITTLEKRYLAAQREATSVHDLNDKLENEVANKESLYRQTEDRNRQLQEKLELAEQKLQQTIRKAETLPEVEAELAQRVAALTKAEERHGNVEERLRQLEAQLEEKNQELLRARQREKMNEEHNKRLSETVDKLLSESNERLQLHLKERMSALEDKNALIRELDHTKKLIEESHHEKEQLLIQIETMRTENEQGRSRSNSVLHGRSQLGSTPDFRYPVSASSMMDSNSDHYGSALVLRRPQKGRVAALRDEPSKRHVQTLNEQEWERMQQANVLANVAQAFESDMDASDLEEDRETIFSSVDLLSPGGQADAQTLALMLQEQLDAINNEIRMIQEEKESTAIRAEEIECRVGSGDSLGGRFRSMSSIPPSLCAGSSLGGSPPGSGHSTPRRIPRSPNRELDRMGVMTLPSDLRKHRRKSAQDDKATIRCETSPPTTPRSMRLNRDAGHAASHEDIRDIRGLAGLQDGQGSNPSSSNSSQDSLNKAAKKKSIKSSIGRLFGKKEKGRPSIPGKDSPSQAGTPEAESSPKDGLGMGTLGGPAEKNRKLQKNPKTGHELLEEARRQGLPFAQWDGPTVVVWLELWVGMPAWYVAACRANVKSGAIMSALSDTEIQREIGISNPLHRLKLRLAIQEIMSLTSPSAPPTSRTEDDEGSWAQTLAYGDMNHEWIGNEWLPSLGLPQYRSYFMESLVDARMLDHLTKKDLRGQLKMVDSFHRNSFQCGVMCLRRLNYDRKELERRREESQPELKDVLVWSNERVISWVQAIGLKEYSGNLYESGVHGALLALDETFDHNTMALLLQIPTQNTQARATLEREYNSLLSIGTDRRMEEDDDKNFRRAPSWRKKFRPKDMRGASLGASDTLPANFRVTSSSAASPSTQPKRSPMDGSQSIQRLDTATVRTYSC from the exons GAGTTCGCTGCACTAACAAAGGAGGTGAACGTGTGCCGGGAGCAGCTtctggagaaggaggaggagattgCAGAGCTGAAGGCTGAGAGAAACAACACACGG CTCCTGTTGGAGCACTTGGAGTGCCTAGTGTCTCGCCATGAGCGCAGTCTGAGGATGACAGTGGTGAAGCGACAGGCTCAGTCTCCAGCAGGCGTCTCAAGTGAAGTGGAGGTCCTCAAAGCCCTTAAGTCACTTTTCGAACACCACAAAGCCCTCGATGAGAAG GTAAGAGAGAGACTACGCGTTGCCTTGGAAAGATGCAGTGCATTGGAGGAACAGCTCACGATCTCACATAAAGAA TTGGCATACCTCAGGGAGCAGAACAGCCAGAAGAGAGGGCTGGCAGATGGAACCAGTGAGGTCAACCACAACTCTGAAAACACACCGAGCACTAATGGCAAG CGGTCGTCGGATGGCTCTCTGAGTCAGGAGGAGGAGTCGGGACCTGGGTTTGGGAAGGTTGGTGAGCTCCAGGAAGTGGTGGACCGTCAGACGGCAGATCTCGGCCAGATGAAGGAACGCATGGCTGCTATGGCATCGCGCATCAATGAGCTGGAGGAGGACCTGGACACAGCCCGCAAGGACCTCATCAAGTCCGAGGACATGAACACGCGGTTACAGAGAGATCTGAGAGAG tcagtAGCTCAGAAGGAAGATATGGAGGAGAGGATCACCACCCTGGAAAAGCGCTACCTGGCAGCTCAGCGGGAGGCTACCTCCGTCCACGACCTTAATGACAAGCTGGAGAATGAAGTGGCCAACAAGGAGTCCCTCTACAGACAA ACTGAGGACAGAAACCGGCAACTCCAGGAGAAGCTGGAGCTGGCTGAGCAGAAGCTGCAGCAGACCATCCGCAAGGCAGAGACTCTGCCTGAGGTGGAAGCCGAGCTAGCCCAGAGGGTAGCTGCCCTCACAAAG GCAGAGGAACGCCATGGCAATGTGGAGGAGAGACTGAGGCAGCTGGAGGctcagctggaggagaagaacCAGGAACTGCTCAGG GCACGGCAGCGAGAGAAGATGAATGAGGAGCATAACAAGCGACTGTCTGAGACAGTGGACAAGCTCCTGTCAGAGTCTAACGAGAGACTCCAGCTCCACCTCAAAGAGAGGATGTCTGCTCTGGAGGATAAG aaTGCCCTGATAAGAGAACTGGACCACACCAAGAAGCTGATTGAGGAGTCTCACCATGAGAAG GAGCAGCTCCTGATCCAGATTGAGACCATGAGGACAGAGAACGAGCAGGGCAGGAGCAGGAGCAACTCCGTACTACATGG GCGGTCTCAGCTGGGCAGCACTCCAGATTTCAGGTATCCAGTGTCGGCCTCCTCAATGATGGACAGTAACTCAGACCATTATGGCAGCGCTCTTGTGCTGAGGCGACCTCAAAAGGGACGAGTGGCAGCGCTGCGGGACGAGCCATCCAAg CGACAT GTGCAGACTTTAAATGAGCAGGAGTGGGAGCGTATGCAGCAGGCCAACGTGCTGGCAAATGTGGCCCAGGCCTTTGAGAGTGACATGGATGCCTCAGACCTTGAGGAGGATCGAGAGACGATTTTCAGCTCTGTGGACTTGCTGTCCCCTGGTGGCCAGGCTGACGCACAGACCCTTGCCTTAATGCTGCAGGAGCAGCTGGACGCTATCAACAATGAAATTAG AATGAtccaagaggagaaggagagcacAGCTATCCGGGCAGAGGAGATTGAGTGCCGGGTGGGCAGCGGTGACAGCCTGGGAGGGCGTTTCCGCTCCATGAGCTCCATCCCTCCGTCACTTTGTGCGGGCTCCTCGTTGGGCGGCTCTCCCCCAGGCTCTGGTCATTCCACCCCCAGACGCATTCCCCGCAGCCCCAACAGAGAACTGGACCGCATGGGTGTCATGACCTTG CCTAGTGACCTGCGCAAGCACCGCAGGAAG TCTGCCCAGGATGACAAGGCTACCATCCGATGTGAGACGTCACCCCCCACCACTCCACGCTCCATGCGCCTAAACAGAGATGCAGGGCATGCTGCCAGCCATGAGGACATTAGAGACATTCGAGG TCTAGCTGGCCTGCAGGACGGCCAGGGTAGTAACCCCAGCAGTAGTAACAGCAGCCAGGACTCCCTCAACAAAGCAGCCAAGAAGAAGAGTATCAAGTCTTCCATTGGGCGCCTCTTTGGAAAGAAGGAGAAGGGCCGACCCAGCATTCCCGGCAAGGACTCCCCCAGCCAAG CTGGCACTCCTGAGGCAGAGAGCTCTCCTAAGGATGGCTTAGGAATGGGGACCCTGGGAGGCCCTGCAGAGAAGAACCGGAAGCTGCAGAAGAA TCCAAAGACAGG GCATGAATTACTGGAAGAGGCCCGCAGGCAGGGCCTGCCATTCGCCCAGTGGGACGGACCAACTGTTGTGGTTTGGCTGGAG CTGTGGGTGGGCATGCCCGCCTGGTACGTGGCTGCATGCCGTGCCAATGTGAAGAGCGGAGCCATTATGTCAGCGCTGTCGGACACAGAGATCCAAAGGGAGATTGGAATCAGCAACCCGTTGCATCGTCTGAAGCTTCGCCTGGCCATCCAGGAAATTATGTCTCTCACCAGCCCTTCTGCTCCACCCACCTCAAGAACG GAGGATGACGAGGGTAGCTGGGCCCAG ACATTGGCATATGGCGACATGAACCACGAGTGGATTGGTAACGAGTGGCTGCCTAGCCTGGGTTTGCCGCAGTACCGTTCCTACTTCATGGAGTCCCTGGTCGACGCCCGCATGCTCGACCACCTGACCAAGAAGGACCTTAGGGGACAGCTCAAAATGGTGGATAGCTTCCACAG GAACAGTTTTCAGTGTGGAGTGATGTGTCTGAGGAGGCTCAACTATGACAggaaggagctggagaggaggagagaggagtctCAGCCGGAGCTTAAAG ACGTGCTGGTGTGGAGTAATGAGCGCGTGATCAGCTGGGTTCAGGCCATCGGACTGAAAGAGTACAGTGGCAACCTTTACGAGAGTGGAGTCCACGGAGCACTGCTCGCCCTGGACGAAACCTTCGATCACAACACCATGGCCCTACTGTTGCAGATCCCCACGCAgaacacacag GCCAGAGCAACGCTTGAGCGTGAATACAACAGTCTGCTGTCCATTGGCACAGACAGAAGAATGGAAGag GATGACGACAAGAACTTCCGCCGAGCTCCCTCATGGAGAAAGAAGTTCAGGCCCAAAGACATGAGGGGGGCGTCCTTGGGTGCGTCGGACACGCTGCCCGCCAACTTCCGAGTGACCAGTAGCAGTGCGGCGTCTCCCTCCACGCAGCCAAAGAGGAGCCCGATGGACG GAAGTCAGTCTATACAGAGGCTGGACACGGCCACAGTCAGGACCTACTCTTGTTAA
- the ppfia1 gene encoding liprin-alpha-1 isoform X4: MMCEVMPTISEAEGPGGGGGSGRRGSGSPLQSDSEGHFESLMVSMLEERDRLLETLRETQENLGLTQSKLHEVSHERDSLQRQLNTALPQEFAALTKEVNVCREQLLEKEEEIAELKAERNNTRLLLEHLECLVSRHERSLRMTVVKRQAQSPAGVSSEVEVLKALKSLFEHHKALDEKVRERLRVALERCSALEEQLTISHKELAYLREQNSQKRGLADGTSEVNHNSENTPSTNGKRSSDGSLSQEEESGPGFGKVGELQEVVDRQTADLGQMKERMAAMASRINELEEDLDTARKDLIKSEDMNTRLQRDLRESVAQKEDMEERITTLEKRYLAAQREATSVHDLNDKLENEVANKESLYRQTEDRNRQLQEKLELAEQKLQQTIRKAETLPEVEAELAQRVAALTKAEERHGNVEERLRQLEAQLEEKNQELLRARQREKMNEEHNKRLSETVDKLLSESNERLQLHLKERMSALEDKNALIRELDHTKKLIEESHHEKEQLLIQIETMRTENEQGRSRSNSVLHGRSQLGSTPDFRYPVSASSMMDSNSDHYGSALVLRRPQKGRVAALRDEPSKRHVQTLNEQEWERMQQANVLANVAQAFESDMDASDLEEDRETIFSSVDLLSPGGQADAQTLALMLQEQLDAINNEIRMIQEEKESTAIRAEEIECRVGSGDSLGGRFRSMSSIPPSLCAGSSLGGSPPGSGHSTPRRIPRSPNRELDRMGVMTLPSDLRKHRRKSAQDDKATIRCETSPPTTPRSMRLNRDAGHAASHEDIRDIRGLAGLQDGQGSNPSSSNSSQDSLNKAAKKKSIKSSIGRLFGKKEKGRPSIPGKDSPSQAGTPEAESSPKDGLGMGTLGGPAEKNRKLQKNPKTGHELLEEARRQGLPFAQWDGPTVVVWLELWVGMPAWYVAACRANVKSGAIMSALSDTEIQREIGISNPLHRLKLRLAIQEIMSLTSPSAPPTSRTEDDEGSWAQTLAYGDMNHEWIGNEWLPSLGLPQYRSYFMESLVDARMLDHLTKKDLRGQLKMVDSFHRNSFQCGVMCLRRLNYDRKELERRREESQPELKDVLVWSNERVISWVQAIGLKEYSGNLYESGVHGALLALDETFDHNTMALLLQIPTQNTQARATLEREYNSLLSIGTDRRMEEDDDKNFRRAPSWRKKFRPKDMRGASLGASDTLPANFRVTSSSAASPSTQPKRSPMDGNRWSEDEGEFPAFKTRMMN; encoded by the exons GAGTTCGCTGCACTAACAAAGGAGGTGAACGTGTGCCGGGAGCAGCTtctggagaaggaggaggagattgCAGAGCTGAAGGCTGAGAGAAACAACACACGG CTCCTGTTGGAGCACTTGGAGTGCCTAGTGTCTCGCCATGAGCGCAGTCTGAGGATGACAGTGGTGAAGCGACAGGCTCAGTCTCCAGCAGGCGTCTCAAGTGAAGTGGAGGTCCTCAAAGCCCTTAAGTCACTTTTCGAACACCACAAAGCCCTCGATGAGAAG GTAAGAGAGAGACTACGCGTTGCCTTGGAAAGATGCAGTGCATTGGAGGAACAGCTCACGATCTCACATAAAGAA TTGGCATACCTCAGGGAGCAGAACAGCCAGAAGAGAGGGCTGGCAGATGGAACCAGTGAGGTCAACCACAACTCTGAAAACACACCGAGCACTAATGGCAAG CGGTCGTCGGATGGCTCTCTGAGTCAGGAGGAGGAGTCGGGACCTGGGTTTGGGAAGGTTGGTGAGCTCCAGGAAGTGGTGGACCGTCAGACGGCAGATCTCGGCCAGATGAAGGAACGCATGGCTGCTATGGCATCGCGCATCAATGAGCTGGAGGAGGACCTGGACACAGCCCGCAAGGACCTCATCAAGTCCGAGGACATGAACACGCGGTTACAGAGAGATCTGAGAGAG tcagtAGCTCAGAAGGAAGATATGGAGGAGAGGATCACCACCCTGGAAAAGCGCTACCTGGCAGCTCAGCGGGAGGCTACCTCCGTCCACGACCTTAATGACAAGCTGGAGAATGAAGTGGCCAACAAGGAGTCCCTCTACAGACAA ACTGAGGACAGAAACCGGCAACTCCAGGAGAAGCTGGAGCTGGCTGAGCAGAAGCTGCAGCAGACCATCCGCAAGGCAGAGACTCTGCCTGAGGTGGAAGCCGAGCTAGCCCAGAGGGTAGCTGCCCTCACAAAG GCAGAGGAACGCCATGGCAATGTGGAGGAGAGACTGAGGCAGCTGGAGGctcagctggaggagaagaacCAGGAACTGCTCAGG GCACGGCAGCGAGAGAAGATGAATGAGGAGCATAACAAGCGACTGTCTGAGACAGTGGACAAGCTCCTGTCAGAGTCTAACGAGAGACTCCAGCTCCACCTCAAAGAGAGGATGTCTGCTCTGGAGGATAAG aaTGCCCTGATAAGAGAACTGGACCACACCAAGAAGCTGATTGAGGAGTCTCACCATGAGAAG GAGCAGCTCCTGATCCAGATTGAGACCATGAGGACAGAGAACGAGCAGGGCAGGAGCAGGAGCAACTCCGTACTACATGG GCGGTCTCAGCTGGGCAGCACTCCAGATTTCAGGTATCCAGTGTCGGCCTCCTCAATGATGGACAGTAACTCAGACCATTATGGCAGCGCTCTTGTGCTGAGGCGACCTCAAAAGGGACGAGTGGCAGCGCTGCGGGACGAGCCATCCAAg CGACAT GTGCAGACTTTAAATGAGCAGGAGTGGGAGCGTATGCAGCAGGCCAACGTGCTGGCAAATGTGGCCCAGGCCTTTGAGAGTGACATGGATGCCTCAGACCTTGAGGAGGATCGAGAGACGATTTTCAGCTCTGTGGACTTGCTGTCCCCTGGTGGCCAGGCTGACGCACAGACCCTTGCCTTAATGCTGCAGGAGCAGCTGGACGCTATCAACAATGAAATTAG AATGAtccaagaggagaaggagagcacAGCTATCCGGGCAGAGGAGATTGAGTGCCGGGTGGGCAGCGGTGACAGCCTGGGAGGGCGTTTCCGCTCCATGAGCTCCATCCCTCCGTCACTTTGTGCGGGCTCCTCGTTGGGCGGCTCTCCCCCAGGCTCTGGTCATTCCACCCCCAGACGCATTCCCCGCAGCCCCAACAGAGAACTGGACCGCATGGGTGTCATGACCTTG CCTAGTGACCTGCGCAAGCACCGCAGGAAG TCTGCCCAGGATGACAAGGCTACCATCCGATGTGAGACGTCACCCCCCACCACTCCACGCTCCATGCGCCTAAACAGAGATGCAGGGCATGCTGCCAGCCATGAGGACATTAGAGACATTCGAGG TCTAGCTGGCCTGCAGGACGGCCAGGGTAGTAACCCCAGCAGTAGTAACAGCAGCCAGGACTCCCTCAACAAAGCAGCCAAGAAGAAGAGTATCAAGTCTTCCATTGGGCGCCTCTTTGGAAAGAAGGAGAAGGGCCGACCCAGCATTCCCGGCAAGGACTCCCCCAGCCAAG CTGGCACTCCTGAGGCAGAGAGCTCTCCTAAGGATGGCTTAGGAATGGGGACCCTGGGAGGCCCTGCAGAGAAGAACCGGAAGCTGCAGAAGAA TCCAAAGACAGG GCATGAATTACTGGAAGAGGCCCGCAGGCAGGGCCTGCCATTCGCCCAGTGGGACGGACCAACTGTTGTGGTTTGGCTGGAG CTGTGGGTGGGCATGCCCGCCTGGTACGTGGCTGCATGCCGTGCCAATGTGAAGAGCGGAGCCATTATGTCAGCGCTGTCGGACACAGAGATCCAAAGGGAGATTGGAATCAGCAACCCGTTGCATCGTCTGAAGCTTCGCCTGGCCATCCAGGAAATTATGTCTCTCACCAGCCCTTCTGCTCCACCCACCTCAAGAACG GAGGATGACGAGGGTAGCTGGGCCCAG ACATTGGCATATGGCGACATGAACCACGAGTGGATTGGTAACGAGTGGCTGCCTAGCCTGGGTTTGCCGCAGTACCGTTCCTACTTCATGGAGTCCCTGGTCGACGCCCGCATGCTCGACCACCTGACCAAGAAGGACCTTAGGGGACAGCTCAAAATGGTGGATAGCTTCCACAG GAACAGTTTTCAGTGTGGAGTGATGTGTCTGAGGAGGCTCAACTATGACAggaaggagctggagaggaggagagaggagtctCAGCCGGAGCTTAAAG ACGTGCTGGTGTGGAGTAATGAGCGCGTGATCAGCTGGGTTCAGGCCATCGGACTGAAAGAGTACAGTGGCAACCTTTACGAGAGTGGAGTCCACGGAGCACTGCTCGCCCTGGACGAAACCTTCGATCACAACACCATGGCCCTACTGTTGCAGATCCCCACGCAgaacacacag GCCAGAGCAACGCTTGAGCGTGAATACAACAGTCTGCTGTCCATTGGCACAGACAGAAGAATGGAAGag GATGACGACAAGAACTTCCGCCGAGCTCCCTCATGGAGAAAGAAGTTCAGGCCCAAAGACATGAGGGGGGCGTCCTTGGGTGCGTCGGACACGCTGCCCGCCAACTTCCGAGTGACCAGTAGCAGTGCGGCGTCTCCCTCCACGCAGCCAAAGAGGAGCCCGATGGACG GTAACCGCTGGTCAGAGGATGAGGGGGAATTCCCCGCGTTCAAGACCAGAATGATGAACTGA
- the ppfia1 gene encoding liprin-alpha-1 isoform X7 — MMCEVMPTISEAEGPGGGGGSGRRGSGSPLQSDSEGHFESLMVSMLEERDRLLETLRETQENLGLTQSKLHEVSHERDSLQRQLNTALPQEFAALTKEVNVCREQLLEKEEEIAELKAERNNTRLLLEHLECLVSRHERSLRMTVVKRQAQSPAGVSSEVEVLKALKSLFEHHKALDEKVRERLRVALERCSALEEQLTISHKELAYLREQNSQKRGLADGTSEVNHNSENTPSTNGKRSSDGSLSQEEESGPGFGKVGELQEVVDRQTADLGQMKERMAAMASRINELEEDLDTARKDLIKSEDMNTRLQRDLRESVAQKEDMEERITTLEKRYLAAQREATSVHDLNDKLENEVANKESLYRQTEDRNRQLQEKLELAEQKLQQTIRKAETLPEVEAELAQRVAALTKAEERHGNVEERLRQLEAQLEEKNQELLRARQREKMNEEHNKRLSETVDKLLSESNERLQLHLKERMSALEDKNALIRELDHTKKLIEESHHEKEQLLIQIETMRTENEQGRSRSNSVLHGRSQLGSTPDFRYPVSASSMMDSNSDHYGSALVLRRPQKGRVAALRDEPSKVQTLNEQEWERMQQANVLANVAQAFESDMDASDLEEDRETIFSSVDLLSPGGQADAQTLALMLQEQLDAINNEIRMIQEEKESTAIRAEEIECRVGSGDSLGGRFRSMSSIPPSLCAGSSLGGSPPGSGHSTPRRIPRSPNRELDRMGVMTLPSDLRKHRRKSAQDDKATIRCETSPPTTPRSMRLNRDAGHAASHEDIRDIRGLAGLQDGQGSNPSSSNSSQDSLNKAAKKKSIKSSIGRLFGKKEKGRPSIPGKDSPSQAGTPEAESSPKDGLGMGTLGGPAEKNRKLQKKHELLEEARRQGLPFAQWDGPTVVVWLELWVGMPAWYVAACRANVKSGAIMSALSDTEIQREIGISNPLHRLKLRLAIQEIMSLTSPSAPPTSRTTLAYGDMNHEWIGNEWLPSLGLPQYRSYFMESLVDARMLDHLTKKDLRGQLKMVDSFHRNSFQCGVMCLRRLNYDRKELERRREESQPELKDVLVWSNERVISWVQAIGLKEYSGNLYESGVHGALLALDETFDHNTMALLLQIPTQNTQARATLEREYNSLLSIGTDRRMEEDDDKNFRRAPSWRKKFRPKDMRGASLGASDTLPANFRVTSSSAASPSTQPKRSPMDGSQSIQRLDTATVRTYSC; from the exons GAGTTCGCTGCACTAACAAAGGAGGTGAACGTGTGCCGGGAGCAGCTtctggagaaggaggaggagattgCAGAGCTGAAGGCTGAGAGAAACAACACACGG CTCCTGTTGGAGCACTTGGAGTGCCTAGTGTCTCGCCATGAGCGCAGTCTGAGGATGACAGTGGTGAAGCGACAGGCTCAGTCTCCAGCAGGCGTCTCAAGTGAAGTGGAGGTCCTCAAAGCCCTTAAGTCACTTTTCGAACACCACAAAGCCCTCGATGAGAAG GTAAGAGAGAGACTACGCGTTGCCTTGGAAAGATGCAGTGCATTGGAGGAACAGCTCACGATCTCACATAAAGAA TTGGCATACCTCAGGGAGCAGAACAGCCAGAAGAGAGGGCTGGCAGATGGAACCAGTGAGGTCAACCACAACTCTGAAAACACACCGAGCACTAATGGCAAG CGGTCGTCGGATGGCTCTCTGAGTCAGGAGGAGGAGTCGGGACCTGGGTTTGGGAAGGTTGGTGAGCTCCAGGAAGTGGTGGACCGTCAGACGGCAGATCTCGGCCAGATGAAGGAACGCATGGCTGCTATGGCATCGCGCATCAATGAGCTGGAGGAGGACCTGGACACAGCCCGCAAGGACCTCATCAAGTCCGAGGACATGAACACGCGGTTACAGAGAGATCTGAGAGAG tcagtAGCTCAGAAGGAAGATATGGAGGAGAGGATCACCACCCTGGAAAAGCGCTACCTGGCAGCTCAGCGGGAGGCTACCTCCGTCCACGACCTTAATGACAAGCTGGAGAATGAAGTGGCCAACAAGGAGTCCCTCTACAGACAA ACTGAGGACAGAAACCGGCAACTCCAGGAGAAGCTGGAGCTGGCTGAGCAGAAGCTGCAGCAGACCATCCGCAAGGCAGAGACTCTGCCTGAGGTGGAAGCCGAGCTAGCCCAGAGGGTAGCTGCCCTCACAAAG GCAGAGGAACGCCATGGCAATGTGGAGGAGAGACTGAGGCAGCTGGAGGctcagctggaggagaagaacCAGGAACTGCTCAGG GCACGGCAGCGAGAGAAGATGAATGAGGAGCATAACAAGCGACTGTCTGAGACAGTGGACAAGCTCCTGTCAGAGTCTAACGAGAGACTCCAGCTCCACCTCAAAGAGAGGATGTCTGCTCTGGAGGATAAG aaTGCCCTGATAAGAGAACTGGACCACACCAAGAAGCTGATTGAGGAGTCTCACCATGAGAAG GAGCAGCTCCTGATCCAGATTGAGACCATGAGGACAGAGAACGAGCAGGGCAGGAGCAGGAGCAACTCCGTACTACATGG GCGGTCTCAGCTGGGCAGCACTCCAGATTTCAGGTATCCAGTGTCGGCCTCCTCAATGATGGACAGTAACTCAGACCATTATGGCAGCGCTCTTGTGCTGAGGCGACCTCAAAAGGGACGAGTGGCAGCGCTGCGGGACGAGCCATCCAAg GTGCAGACTTTAAATGAGCAGGAGTGGGAGCGTATGCAGCAGGCCAACGTGCTGGCAAATGTGGCCCAGGCCTTTGAGAGTGACATGGATGCCTCAGACCTTGAGGAGGATCGAGAGACGATTTTCAGCTCTGTGGACTTGCTGTCCCCTGGTGGCCAGGCTGACGCACAGACCCTTGCCTTAATGCTGCAGGAGCAGCTGGACGCTATCAACAATGAAATTAG AATGAtccaagaggagaaggagagcacAGCTATCCGGGCAGAGGAGATTGAGTGCCGGGTGGGCAGCGGTGACAGCCTGGGAGGGCGTTTCCGCTCCATGAGCTCCATCCCTCCGTCACTTTGTGCGGGCTCCTCGTTGGGCGGCTCTCCCCCAGGCTCTGGTCATTCCACCCCCAGACGCATTCCCCGCAGCCCCAACAGAGAACTGGACCGCATGGGTGTCATGACCTTG CCTAGTGACCTGCGCAAGCACCGCAGGAAG TCTGCCCAGGATGACAAGGCTACCATCCGATGTGAGACGTCACCCCCCACCACTCCACGCTCCATGCGCCTAAACAGAGATGCAGGGCATGCTGCCAGCCATGAGGACATTAGAGACATTCGAGG TCTAGCTGGCCTGCAGGACGGCCAGGGTAGTAACCCCAGCAGTAGTAACAGCAGCCAGGACTCCCTCAACAAAGCAGCCAAGAAGAAGAGTATCAAGTCTTCCATTGGGCGCCTCTTTGGAAAGAAGGAGAAGGGCCGACCCAGCATTCCCGGCAAGGACTCCCCCAGCCAAG CTGGCACTCCTGAGGCAGAGAGCTCTCCTAAGGATGGCTTAGGAATGGGGACCCTGGGAGGCCCTGCAGAGAAGAACCGGAAGCTGCAGAAGAA GCATGAATTACTGGAAGAGGCCCGCAGGCAGGGCCTGCCATTCGCCCAGTGGGACGGACCAACTGTTGTGGTTTGGCTGGAG CTGTGGGTGGGCATGCCCGCCTGGTACGTGGCTGCATGCCGTGCCAATGTGAAGAGCGGAGCCATTATGTCAGCGCTGTCGGACACAGAGATCCAAAGGGAGATTGGAATCAGCAACCCGTTGCATCGTCTGAAGCTTCGCCTGGCCATCCAGGAAATTATGTCTCTCACCAGCCCTTCTGCTCCACCCACCTCAAGAACG ACATTGGCATATGGCGACATGAACCACGAGTGGATTGGTAACGAGTGGCTGCCTAGCCTGGGTTTGCCGCAGTACCGTTCCTACTTCATGGAGTCCCTGGTCGACGCCCGCATGCTCGACCACCTGACCAAGAAGGACCTTAGGGGACAGCTCAAAATGGTGGATAGCTTCCACAG GAACAGTTTTCAGTGTGGAGTGATGTGTCTGAGGAGGCTCAACTATGACAggaaggagctggagaggaggagagaggagtctCAGCCGGAGCTTAAAG ACGTGCTGGTGTGGAGTAATGAGCGCGTGATCAGCTGGGTTCAGGCCATCGGACTGAAAGAGTACAGTGGCAACCTTTACGAGAGTGGAGTCCACGGAGCACTGCTCGCCCTGGACGAAACCTTCGATCACAACACCATGGCCCTACTGTTGCAGATCCCCACGCAgaacacacag GCCAGAGCAACGCTTGAGCGTGAATACAACAGTCTGCTGTCCATTGGCACAGACAGAAGAATGGAAGag GATGACGACAAGAACTTCCGCCGAGCTCCCTCATGGAGAAAGAAGTTCAGGCCCAAAGACATGAGGGGGGCGTCCTTGGGTGCGTCGGACACGCTGCCCGCCAACTTCCGAGTGACCAGTAGCAGTGCGGCGTCTCCCTCCACGCAGCCAAAGAGGAGCCCGATGGACG GAAGTCAGTCTATACAGAGGCTGGACACGGCCACAGTCAGGACCTACTCTTGTTAA